The following proteins are co-located in the Heliorestis convoluta genome:
- a CDS encoding gamma-glutamyl-gamma-aminobutyrate hydrolase family protein produces MKPLVLITPSFERGRLIVRREYLQALQEGGLLPWPISIEGIEEVESYCQQAQGLVLSGGGDVDPIYYHQQPHAALGEVDPERDRLDFAVLAQALQRKMPVLAICRGLQVLNIARGGTLIQDIPRQKPSALRHQQKSPRWHKSHNIDIVERSQLHQIYRNGTGQVNSFHHQAIDRLGKGLQAVAHSADGIVEAIEGQGESFIMAVQWHPEDLFRNDQEAKALFRLFAEACKQYKRCIFSQNGEA; encoded by the coding sequence ATGAAACCATTGGTCCTCATCACACCCTCATTTGAAAGAGGTCGTCTCATAGTCCGTCGTGAATACCTACAAGCCTTACAAGAAGGAGGCTTGCTCCCCTGGCCCATATCCATTGAAGGAATTGAAGAAGTAGAATCTTATTGTCAACAAGCCCAGGGCCTTGTCTTATCTGGTGGTGGTGATGTCGATCCCATCTACTATCACCAACAACCGCATGCTGCTTTGGGAGAAGTAGATCCCGAAAGAGATCGCTTAGATTTTGCTGTTTTAGCCCAGGCACTGCAAAGAAAAATGCCCGTTCTAGCCATATGTCGAGGCTTACAAGTCTTAAACATTGCCCGAGGCGGTACGCTGATTCAAGATATACCACGGCAAAAACCATCTGCTTTGCGTCATCAACAAAAATCTCCACGTTGGCATAAAAGTCATAACATTGACATTGTGGAACGCTCCCAATTGCATCAGATATATCGTAATGGAACAGGACAAGTGAACAGCTTTCATCATCAAGCCATTGATCGTCTCGGAAAAGGTCTTCAAGCTGTCGCCCACTCTGCTGATGGCATCGTTGAAGCGATAGAAGGGCAAGGTGAATCCTTTATTATGGCTGTCCAATGGCATCCTGAAGATCTTTTCCGCAATGATCAAGAAGCAAAAGCCTTGTTCCGACTCTTTGCGGAAGCTTGCAAGCAATACAAGCGGTGCATTTTTTCGCAAAATGGGGAAGCATAA